A stretch of Mytilus edulis chromosome 11, xbMytEdul2.2, whole genome shotgun sequence DNA encodes these proteins:
- the LOC139494453 gene encoding uncharacterized protein F54H12.2-like, translating to MAALSMDDFREAQPSELSLFTIPPYQSAVENIYFQEVRSNSQLTGNIIDLEITGKHGMEYVDLNRSRLYVKAKIVKGDGTSLTENEYVGPVNLFLQSMFSQVDVTMQGRMIASTTSHYPYKAMIQTLLCYGNGAKTSQLTSQFWVKDVPGHLDDNDVNGGSNRSLNQRSQYFSQSKTADMEGPLYHDLFHLKRLVLNQVAINVRLTKARPEFCLLTNEESPDFKVYIEDIVLKACKVKINPAVIYGHAEILKTVNAKYPFTKSEVKQIAIAKGTVNFSQDQLFQNTRPDRVVVGFVNAKAAAGDFSKNPFNFQHFNLNQIGLYVDNIPVSGNVMRLNFNVSSGRTIIPAFNNMFEVADKWMRDSGNQLDRNDFAGGYALYCFEIEPNFGDDGSYLHLLKQGNIRLEVQFGTAIEEAISCIVYAEYPGYFEINAARDVV from the coding sequence TCCATACCAGTCGGCAGTGGAAAACATTTACTTCCAAGAAGTTCGATCAAATTCACAGTTGACTGGTAACATTATCGATTTGGAAATAACTGGTAAACATGGAATGGAATACGTAGATTTAAATAGATCAAGACTTTATGTAAAGGCCAAAATCGTGAAAGGAGATGGCACAAGTTTAACCGAGAACGAATATGTCGGTCCAGTTAATTTATTTCTTCAGTCCATGTTTTCGCAAGTGGATGTTACAATGCAAGGACGAATGATAGCATCGACTACGAGTCACTATCCTTATAAAGCCATGATTCAGACATTGCTGTGTTATGGAAATGGGGCGAAAACCTCTCAACTCACATCTCAGTTCTGGGTGAAAGACGTTCCAGGCCATTTAGACGATAACGATGTTAACGGTGGATCAAATAGATCTCTCAATCAACGTTCCCAGTATTTTTCACAGTCTAAAACTGCTGACATGGAAGGACCTCTGTATCATGATCTTTTTCATTTAAAGCGACTTGTTTTAAATCAAGTGGCGATAAATGTTCGATTAACCAAAGCAAGACCTGAGTTCTGTCTTCTCACAAACGAGGAATCCCCCGACTTTAAAGTGTACATTGAAGACATTGTTCTTAAAGCGTGTAAAGTAAAGATTAATCCAGCAGTTATTTATGGACATGCTGAAATACTGAAGACAGTTAATGCTAAATACCCTTTCACTAAATCAGAAGTGAAGCAAATAGCTATCGCGAAAGGAACAGTAAATTTTTCCCAGGATCAACTGTTTCAAAACACCAGACCAGATAGAGTTGTGGTCGGGTTTGTCAATGCCAAAGCAGCtgcaggtgatttctcgaaaaaCCCATTCAACTTCCAACACTTTAATCTAAACCAAATAGGATTATACGTTGATAATATTCCAGTTTCTGGGAACGTGATGAGACTTAATTTCAATGTTTCAAGTGGAAGAACAATCATACCAGCCTTTAACAACATGTTTGAAGTGGCAGATAAATGGATGAGAGATTCTGGTAACCAACTAGACAGAAATGATTTCGCAGGTGGTTATGCcttatattgttttgaaatcgaACCCAATTTTGGAGATGATGGATCatatttacatcttttaaaaCAGGGAAATATCCGATTAGAAGTTCAATTTGGAACAGCCATTGAAGAAGCTATCAGCTGCATAGTGTACGCAGAGTATCCTGGATATTTCGAAATAAACGCTGCCAGAGACGTGGTTTAA